The following coding sequences are from one Ruminococcus flavefaciens AE3010 window:
- a CDS encoding dockerin type I domain-containing protein, whose amino-acid sequence MKKLIALAASAAMTAALINCMPAASAGTGLGDANADGKVNALDASEILCYYAEMSVSSAEDSAPEAPHNSDMNKDGVINAADASYVLSYYSYTATGGTVTPENYVKISSTTKDITLSADCSAKMKADNYVNVSWRSYENNGSVLKKIGDKCSIAGYRIKMYSQSYNSGSDKTVRKDLASYEVRSAKDVEQKNLYGEGTTVYKQAKVKIPEDISFDPQLDYGFEISAIADINGIEVNVATHQTALINKTELIVNTAKLTPHDNYPLYNIKGSTPKQTATYIVTAEDKKILDKFAEENFTPDMSNYDKIECLWRWVNKNITYASGDLYKEIASDSWVSACLVKKKGQCLQYNGAVAELLAYMGYDVYMLEMWLGANNTNQHFRTEVNIDGNAYSIEVGNDGAYSGWMWLFEPIESSIKGAQ is encoded by the coding sequence ATGAAAAAACTCATTGCTCTGGCAGCTTCTGCTGCAATGACAGCTGCCCTTATCAACTGTATGCCTGCGGCTTCTGCGGGTACTGGACTGGGAGACGCCAATGCTGACGGCAAGGTAAACGCACTTGATGCTTCGGAGATACTCTGCTATTATGCCGAGATGTCCGTGAGCTCCGCTGAGGATTCGGCTCCTGAAGCGCCGCACAACAGCGACATGAACAAGGACGGAGTAATAAATGCCGCAGACGCTTCATATGTTCTTTCTTACTATTCCTACACAGCTACAGGCGGAACGGTCACTCCCGAGAATTATGTCAAGATATCGTCCACGACTAAGGATATTACGTTAAGTGCGGACTGTTCGGCTAAGATGAAGGCAGACAACTATGTGAATGTCAGCTGGCGGAGCTACGAAAACAATGGATCGGTGCTTAAAAAGATAGGCGACAAGTGCAGTATAGCGGGCTACAGAATAAAAATGTACAGCCAGAGCTATAACAGCGGCTCAGATAAGACCGTCAGAAAAGATCTTGCGTCCTATGAAGTCCGCAGCGCCAAGGACGTTGAGCAGAAGAATCTATACGGCGAGGGAACCACTGTATATAAGCAGGCTAAGGTAAAAATACCTGAGGATATCAGCTTTGACCCACAGCTGGATTACGGCTTTGAGATATCTGCCATTGCAGATATAAACGGTATCGAGGTCAATGTGGCGACTCATCAGACAGCCCTCATCAACAAGACAGAGCTTATCGTGAATACAGCGAAGCTCACACCTCACGATAACTATCCGCTGTACAATATAAAGGGAAGCACTCCGAAACAGACAGCTACCTACATCGTTACCGCCGAGGACAAGAAGATACTGGACAAGTTTGCGGAGGAGAATTTTACTCCCGATATGAGCAATTATGATAAGATAGAGTGCCTGTGGCGCTGGGTAAACAAGAACATTACCTACGCAAGCGGCGACCTTTATAAGGAGATAGCCTCCGATTCGTGGGTATCAGCCTGTCTGGTGAAGAAAAAGGGACAGTGCCTGCAATATAACGGAGCCGTAGCGGAGCTTCTGGCGTATATGGGCTATGATGTGTATATGCTTGAGATGTGGCTGGGTGCAAACAACACAAATCAGCATTTCCGCACAGAGGTCAACATCGACGGAAATGCATACAGCATCGAGGTTGGCAACGACGGCGCATATTCGGGCTGGATGTGGCTTTTTGAGCCTATAGAGTCAAGCATTAAGGGCGCACAATAA
- the rplM gene encoding 50S ribosomal protein L13 gives MSTTLAKPAEVSRTWYILDAEGQSLGRVAAKAAHILRGKHKPTYTPNVDCGDHVIVINCAKAVLTGRKLEQKKYYWHTGWIGGLKSISYKDMMAQQADRAMMIAVNGMLPNNSLGRAQLKRLRTYKDANHKQEAQKPVAYEL, from the coding sequence ATGTCAACTACACTGGCAAAACCCGCTGAAGTAAGCCGTACTTGGTATATCCTCGACGCTGAGGGTCAGTCCCTCGGTCGTGTAGCTGCTAAGGCTGCTCACATTCTCAGAGGTAAGCACAAGCCCACTTATACTCCCAACGTTGATTGCGGAGATCACGTTATCGTTATCAACTGCGCTAAGGCTGTTCTCACAGGCAGAAAGCTCGAGCAGAAGAAGTACTACTGGCACACAGGCTGGATCGGCGGCCTCAAGTCCATCTCTTACAAGGACATGATGGCTCAGCAGGCTGACAGAGCTATGATGATCGCTGTTAACGGTATGCTCCCTAACAACAGCCTCGGCAGAGCTCAGCTCAAGAGACTCAGAACCTACAAGGACGCTAATCACAAGCAGGAGGCTCAGAAGCCTGTTGCTTACGAGCTTTAA
- the proS gene encoding proline--tRNA ligase has product MAKDKKLVSEITSMDEDFAQWYTDICKKAELIEYTSVKGCMVIRPYGYAIWENMQHILDTTFKELGHENVCMPMFIPESLLQKEKDHVEGFAPEVAWVTHGGNEKLEDRLCVRPTSETLFCEHYANIVHSYRDLPKLYNQWVSVVRWEKTTRPFLRSREFLWQEGHTIHATAEEAIEETERMLNVYADFCEKSLAMPVVKGKKTESDKFAGAVSTYAIEALMHDGKALQAGTSHYFGDGFAKAFGIEYTDKENKRVNPHQTSWGVTTRLIGAVIMTHGDNSGLVLPPAVAPIQAVIVPIAQHKEGVLDKAGELLNELKAAGIRVKLDDSENSPGWKFAEYEMKGVPVRIEIGPRDIEENQCIVAVRYSGEKKTVALGDLAVYVKALLEKEIPEGMFNKAAENRANRTYACTTIDEINKSLEKGDGFVKAMWCGEEACEDEVKEKTGVGSRCIPFDQEQISDKCVCCGKPAKCMVYWGKAY; this is encoded by the coding sequence ATGGCAAAAGATAAAAAGCTGGTATCCGAGATAACCTCTATGGACGAGGATTTCGCTCAGTGGTATACCGACATTTGCAAAAAGGCAGAGCTTATCGAATATACAAGCGTTAAGGGCTGTATGGTAATACGTCCCTACGGCTACGCTATCTGGGAGAATATGCAGCATATCCTCGATACCACATTCAAGGAACTGGGTCACGAGAACGTTTGCATGCCTATGTTTATCCCCGAGAGCCTTCTCCAGAAGGAAAAGGATCACGTTGAGGGCTTCGCACCCGAGGTTGCATGGGTAACTCACGGCGGCAACGAGAAGCTTGAGGACAGACTCTGTGTTCGCCCTACCTCTGAGACACTTTTCTGCGAGCACTATGCTAATATCGTTCATTCCTACCGCGACCTGCCAAAGCTCTACAATCAGTGGGTAAGCGTTGTGCGCTGGGAAAAGACCACACGTCCTTTCCTCCGTTCAAGAGAGTTCCTGTGGCAGGAGGGTCATACTATCCACGCAACAGCTGAGGAGGCTATCGAGGAAACAGAGCGCATGCTCAACGTATACGCTGATTTCTGCGAGAAGTCCCTTGCTATGCCTGTTGTAAAGGGTAAAAAGACAGAGAGCGACAAGTTCGCAGGAGCTGTCTCCACCTACGCTATCGAAGCTCTTATGCATGACGGCAAGGCTTTACAGGCTGGTACCTCACACTATTTCGGCGACGGCTTTGCAAAGGCTTTCGGCATCGAGTATACAGACAAGGAAAACAAGAGAGTTAATCCTCACCAGACAAGCTGGGGCGTTACAACACGTCTTATCGGCGCAGTTATCATGACACACGGCGACAACAGCGGTCTTGTGCTCCCGCCTGCTGTAGCTCCGATACAGGCAGTTATCGTGCCTATCGCACAGCACAAGGAGGGCGTTCTCGACAAGGCAGGAGAGCTTCTTAACGAACTCAAAGCCGCAGGTATCAGAGTTAAGCTTGACGACAGTGAGAACTCACCCGGCTGGAAGTTTGCAGAGTACGAGATGAAGGGCGTACCTGTTCGTATCGAGATAGGTCCCCGTGATATCGAGGAAAATCAGTGCATCGTAGCTGTTCGTTACAGCGGCGAGAAGAAGACAGTCGCACTGGGCGACCTTGCAGTATACGTAAAGGCTCTTCTCGAAAAGGAGATACCCGAGGGTATGTTCAACAAGGCTGCTGAGAACCGCGCAAACAGAACATATGCCTGCACAACTATCGACGAGATAAACAAGTCTCTCGAAAAGGGCGACGGCTTCGTAAAGGCTATGTGGTGCGGCGAGGAAGCCTGCGAGGACGAGGTCAAGGAAAAGACAGGCGTAGGCTCAAGATGTATCCCATTCGATCAGGAGCAGATAAGCGACAAGTGCGTATGCTGCGGCAAGCCTGCAAAGTGCATGGTATACTGGGGCAAGGCTTATTGA
- a CDS encoding leucine-rich repeat domain-containing protein produces the protein MRIKNIAAAVAALCSAACFILPMGAAADDLQGVSDALYDGSYYYELNDDDTYTITKCSAIIVEKVPSIRNGKAVTAIGDEAFAYCTGITTLEIPDSITSIGKNAFYGCESLSEVTLPRKLSYMGDHAFFGCKSLTSIEIPETLTEIPDYSFALCDTLSEITLPDTVTSLGEYAFYQCSGVTSFRLPASLKTIGDNAMGSWFSISDMDASANSSFIYVNDMLMDKNKTEIIRASSQISGEIIIPDCVEKIRSGAFSTCAKLNAVHFPGSLTQIQDEAFSYCSEIKSVDFAEGLDTIGFGAFMFDQKIESLSLPTTLKKIDDNAFAYCMALNKVILPEGIESIGTEAFFVCDALKQVSIPKSVKTIGTNAFGYTVENSERQLINGFNLSVFSGSEGERYAKSENISRTVTDVNLKKVAFIAAMAGLAILIVVFAIVLMRRSSKAASAGAKKAIKAKKEAEEEKSYKKIMSDDEDKADEKSEVDEAEDDAPDDEEE, from the coding sequence ATGAGGATTAAGAATATTGCCGCAGCTGTTGCTGCTCTGTGTTCGGCTGCCTGCTTTATACTGCCGATGGGCGCTGCTGCCGACGATCTACAGGGTGTGAGCGACGCGCTCTACGACGGCTCCTACTACTATGAGCTCAACGACGACGACACCTATACCATAACAAAATGCAGCGCTATAATCGTTGAAAAGGTGCCGTCCATCAGAAACGGCAAGGCTGTAACTGCCATCGGCGACGAGGCTTTTGCCTACTGCACAGGTATAACCACACTGGAGATACCCGATTCTATCACTTCTATCGGCAAAAATGCTTTTTACGGCTGCGAGTCTCTCAGCGAAGTCACTCTGCCGAGAAAGCTTTCATATATGGGCGACCATGCTTTTTTCGGCTGCAAGTCCCTTACAAGCATTGAGATACCCGAAACTCTCACAGAGATACCCGATTATTCCTTTGCACTGTGCGATACTCTTTCGGAGATAACTCTCCCCGATACAGTGACCTCACTGGGCGAGTATGCTTTCTATCAGTGCAGCGGAGTTACTTCATTCAGGCTGCCTGCTTCGCTGAAAACCATAGGCGACAATGCTATGGGAAGCTGGTTCAGCATAAGCGATATGGACGCTTCCGCAAACAGCTCATTTATCTATGTGAACGATATGCTCATGGATAAGAACAAGACCGAGATCATACGCGCATCATCTCAGATAAGCGGCGAGATAATCATTCCCGACTGCGTGGAAAAAATACGCTCGGGAGCATTCTCCACCTGTGCAAAGCTGAACGCCGTACATTTCCCCGGTTCACTTACACAGATACAGGACGAGGCTTTCAGCTACTGCTCGGAGATAAAGAGCGTGGACTTCGCAGAGGGACTTGACACTATCGGCTTCGGAGCTTTCATGTTCGACCAGAAGATAGAATCCCTCTCACTGCCTACGACCCTGAAAAAGATAGACGACAACGCCTTTGCTTACTGCATGGCGCTGAACAAGGTCATTCTCCCCGAGGGCATAGAGTCCATAGGCACAGAAGCATTTTTCGTATGCGACGCTCTCAAACAGGTCAGCATACCCAAGAGTGTCAAGACCATAGGCACAAATGCTTTCGGATACACGGTCGAGAACTCCGAGAGACAGCTCATTAATGGCTTCAATCTCAGCGTATTCTCGGGCTCGGAAGGCGAAAGGTACGCCAAGTCCGAAAATATATCCCGTACAGTTACAGACGTGAACCTGAAAAAGGTGGCATTCATAGCTGCTATGGCTGGACTTGCAATACTCATTGTGGTATTTGCAATAGTGCTCATGCGCAGGAGCTCCAAGGCTGCTTCGGCAGGCGCCAAAAAAGCCATAAAGGCTAAAAAGGAAGCCGAGGAGGAGAAAAGCTACAAGAAGATAATGTCCGACGACGAGGACAAGGCTGACGAGAAGTCCGAAGTTGATGAAGCTGAGGACGACGCTCCCGACGACGAGGAAGAATAA
- a CDS encoding cytidine deaminase, producing MNSEAIFNAAHSTAIRLLESGAFISPADTVCSIQTASGRIFTGISRTDMNSTIHAEIDAVQNMLAAGENIIEGLLLINTQSRTPMLPCNNCIGYIMSLAPANAGCMIMMPDRMISLSEVGMFAAPMGNTPEPNRYGGHAPGAPQPQYTAHAKASPIAVAARPATNTAASPLAAAPVPRSSGESVSMDTNTVNAKGDMLKNRVNSLLKVAEEPETDEFLDSLPSPKKRFGFFKK from the coding sequence ATGAATTCAGAAGCTATCTTCAACGCTGCTCATTCAACAGCAATACGATTACTTGAATCAGGTGCGTTCATATCTCCTGCTGATACCGTATGCAGTATCCAGACTGCATCGGGCAGGATATTCACAGGCATAAGCCGCACTGATATGAACAGCACTATCCACGCGGAGATCGACGCAGTTCAGAACATGCTGGCAGCAGGGGAAAATATCATCGAGGGACTGCTCCTTATAAATACACAGAGCAGAACACCTATGCTCCCCTGCAATAACTGTATCGGTTATATCATGTCTCTTGCACCTGCAAATGCAGGCTGCATGATAATGATGCCTGACAGAATGATAAGCTTATCGGAAGTAGGTATGTTTGCAGCTCCTATGGGAAATACCCCCGAACCAAACAGATACGGCGGTCATGCTCCCGGTGCTCCTCAGCCTCAGTATACCGCACACGCCAAGGCATCTCCCATTGCAGTGGCAGCAAGACCTGCAACTAACACAGCAGCATCTCCTCTGGCAGCAGCTCCCGTGCCACGATCCTCAGGAGAATCTGTATCAATGGACACAAATACGGTCAACGCCAAGGGCGACATGCTCAAGAACAGGGTAAACAGCCTGCTTAAAGTTGCAGAAGAACCCGAAACAGATGAGTTTCTGGATAGTTTGCCGTCGCCGAAAAAGCGCTTTGGCTTTTTCAAAAAGTAA
- the rnhA gene encoding ribonuclease HI has protein sequence MKTVEIFTDGACSGNPGPGGYGVVLRFGSVEKELSGGDSATTNNRMELLGVITGLSALKEPCKVILTTDSKYVVDSVTKGWVYGWKKKGWIKSDKKPALNVDLWEQLLPLLEKHDVTFNWVKGHAGHPENERCDRLAVEQRDIHAK, from the coding sequence ATAAAAACAGTTGAAATATTCACAGACGGTGCCTGCAGCGGCAATCCGGGGCCTGGGGGATACGGCGTAGTGCTTCGCTTCGGCAGCGTTGAAAAGGAGCTTTCGGGCGGCGACAGCGCCACCACCAACAACAGAATGGAGCTTCTCGGCGTAATAACGGGACTTTCCGCGCTGAAAGAGCCCTGCAAGGTAATACTCACCACCGACAGCAAGTACGTGGTGGACAGCGTAACAAAGGGCTGGGTCTACGGCTGGAAGAAAAAGGGCTGGATAAAGTCCGACAAGAAGCCTGCCCTCAACGTTGACCTGTGGGAGCAGCTGCTGCCCTTGCTTGAAAAGCACGACGTTACCTTCAACTGGGTAAAGGGTCACGCAGGACACCCCGAAAACGAGCGCTGCGACCGCCTTGCAGTCGAGCAGAGGGACATACACGCAAAATAA
- a CDS encoding EF-Tu/IF-2/RF-3 family GTPase, whose protein sequence is MGILDNIKNMIFNREPKDDSFMTDDEKELREYEQYYTPQSGVAEGTYSEFVVSDVFSITGRGTVVTGTVTGGVFRVGDEVLLVHGNNDGIPTTIVGIEQFRKICDSVSEGANAGFILKDVDRKQVSRNDIIKKK, encoded by the coding sequence ATGGGAATTTTAGACAACATCAAGAATATGATCTTTAACCGCGAGCCCAAGGACGACAGCTTTATGACCGATGACGAAAAGGAGCTCCGCGAGTACGAGCAGTACTATACCCCACAATCGGGAGTTGCCGAGGGAACTTACTCCGAGTTCGTAGTGAGCGATGTGTTTTCTATCACAGGCAGGGGAACTGTGGTCACAGGTACGGTCACAGGCGGAGTTTTTCGCGTGGGCGACGAGGTGCTTTTGGTTCACGGCAATAACGACGGCATACCCACGACTATAGTCGGCATAGAGCAGTTCCGCAAGATATGCGACAGCGTATCCGAGGGCGCGAATGCAGGATTTATCCTCAAAGATGTTGACAGGAAACAGGTATCACGCAACGATATCATCAAGAAGAAGTAA
- a CDS encoding diguanylate cyclase domain-containing protein, whose translation MNGSNKKISTVGLILIIQLVILIILSLGITKTISSNTRKDSIDHMQTITNERAHIIQTYVENAEKTLIYFSRAEDVSNILRFPDNSTYVSKAQAYTEKYSADIGNVEGLWIGTWDTHCIAHTNAGTVGIQTRQDPDKQKELQDALLKAGDDGVYNTGIIISPASGKQIVSMYKAVYDESGEPIGFVGLGIFTNELVQNLDNLDIKGIKESSYAMINVNDNKYIFNNDAKKIGTAATNKNILNICKELSSGSGSSEGSFQYKNDGKKYISIYSYMPKYNWILMIDDTKDEVYSLTRVMRSYMAIFAVAILALTLLFAYLNNKQEKANQKLASTIIKSNKTKESLYTAMFKDVLTDVSNRIAFPMDFEEVNSPPSRPYYFIMYNIANFSDINSRYGNDIGDWLLVRTVDVIKQVFKNCKIYRSGSDEFVIAMQVNETDRKNTDILEDAADVYKRLTSAQTTPAGKINFGFKASVARKSGQVNSSVITVLKDMINKDPQANFGHITYSDMDANENA comes from the coding sequence ATGAATGGTTCAAACAAAAAAATATCTACTGTCGGGTTGATCCTCATAATCCAGCTTGTCATTCTGATCATTCTTTCACTTGGAATTACTAAAACAATAAGCTCTAATACGCGAAAAGACTCTATAGACCACATGCAGACGATCACAAATGAACGTGCTCATATTATCCAGACCTATGTTGAGAACGCTGAAAAAACTCTTATTTACTTCAGCCGCGCTGAGGATGTAAGCAATATCCTGCGTTTCCCCGACAACTCAACATATGTATCAAAGGCACAGGCTTATACAGAGAAGTATTCAGCCGATATAGGCAATGTAGAGGGCTTGTGGATAGGTACATGGGATACCCACTGTATCGCACATACAAATGCGGGAACTGTAGGTATACAGACCCGTCAGGATCCCGATAAGCAGAAGGAGCTCCAGGACGCACTGCTCAAGGCAGGCGACGACGGAGTTTACAACACCGGTATCATCATATCACCTGCATCGGGAAAGCAGATCGTTTCAATGTATAAGGCTGTCTATGACGAAAGCGGTGAGCCCATAGGCTTTGTAGGCCTTGGTATATTCACAAACGAGCTCGTCCAGAATCTGGACAACCTTGATATCAAGGGCATAAAGGAATCGTCCTATGCTATGATAAATGTTAATGATAACAAGTATATCTTTAACAACGATGCCAAGAAGATCGGTACAGCCGCAACAAACAAAAACATCCTCAACATATGCAAGGAGCTCAGCTCCGGCAGCGGCAGTTCCGAGGGAAGCTTCCAGTATAAAAATGACGGCAAAAAGTACATCTCGATCTACTCATATATGCCTAAATACAACTGGATCCTCATGATCGATGATACAAAGGACGAGGTATACTCGCTTACAAGAGTAATGCGCTCATACATGGCAATATTCGCTGTTGCTATACTGGCACTGACTCTCCTGTTTGCATACCTCAACAACAAGCAGGAAAAGGCAAATCAGAAGCTCGCTTCCACTATCATCAAGAGCAACAAGACCAAGGAATCCCTTTATACGGCTATGTTCAAGGACGTTCTCACAGACGTCAGCAACCGTATCGCATTCCCAATGGACTTTGAAGAGGTCAATTCTCCGCCGTCTCGCCCGTACTACTTTATAATGTATAACATTGCAAACTTCAGTGATATCAACTCACGGTACGGAAATGATATCGGTGACTGGCTCCTTGTAAGAACTGTAGATGTTATCAAGCAGGTATTCAAGAACTGCAAGATCTACCGCTCAGGCTCTGACGAATTCGTTATCGCTATGCAGGTCAACGAAACCGACAGAAAGAATACCGATATACTTGAAGACGCTGCTGATGTATACAAGAGACTTACATCCGCCCAGACTACCCCTGCGGGCAAGATAAACTTCGGCTTTAAGGCATCTGTTGCAAGAAAGTCAGGTCAGGTAAATTCATCAGTTATCACGGTTCTGAAGGATATGATAAACAAGGATCCTCAGGCTAACTTCGGTCACATCACATATTCTGATATGGACGCAAATGAAAACGCATAA
- the rpsI gene encoding 30S ribosomal protein S9, which yields MYESKVKYYYGTGRRKHSVARVRIYPGSGNVTINGRGIDDYFGLETLKLIVRQPLALTDNIEKFDIICTVAGGGVTGQAGAIRHGVSRALLEFDPELRPTLKKAGLLTRDPRMKERKKYGLKAARRAPQFSKR from the coding sequence ATGTACGAATCAAAGGTTAAATACTACTACGGAACAGGTAGAAGAAAGCACTCCGTAGCAAGAGTTAGAATCTACCCCGGTTCAGGTAATGTTACTATCAACGGCAGAGGCATCGACGATTACTTCGGTCTTGAGACTCTCAAGCTCATCGTTCGTCAGCCCCTCGCTCTCACAGACAATATCGAGAAGTTCGATATCATCTGCACTGTTGCAGGCGGCGGCGTTACAGGTCAGGCCGGCGCTATCAGACACGGCGTTTCAAGAGCTCTCCTCGAGTTCGATCCCGAGCTCCGTCCTACCCTCAAGAAGGCCGGACTCCTCACTCGTGACCCAAGAATGAAGGAGAGAAAGAAGTACGGTCTCAAGGCTGCTCGTCGCGCTCCTCAGTTCTCAAAGAGATAA
- a CDS encoding endo-1,4-beta-xylanase → MRGKNTKRLLAGVMGAAMALTAAVSSVHAAVPADVQLTGNKFADSKEGKVVYECGFESEADLEHWSNRGGDDTTKLTISADAAKSGDSGLAATDRGDTWHGPAFRMDGFLEPDTQYYFSCSVRGEWYTNTTLSFQFSVDGETSYSNLKQNIQATSGGGNSWAEIKNIPISYSEGMEGVYVYFEGGQESIFIDDVKITEAAKVDIESDLPSLSEIYKDKFKIGTALSPEDMSSQPFMDLLQKHFGESITVGNQMKPDYVLNKTATLKYLEETGDDETPQISFAQAKPVLNYARKYGIPVRVHTLVWHSQTPEWFFKEDFDEKKDYVSPEKMKKRMENYIKSFFTTLTELYPDVDFYACDVVNEAWTDDGKPREAGHCSQSNNYGASDWVAVFGDNSFIDYAFEYARKYAPEGCKLYYNDFNEYMTGKMTAVCEMAERLKKAGNIDGIGMQSHLDVRQSLDAAFPSISMYENALKTYTSLGLDVQITELDATVQENSGDKYFDIQAKYYKSLFDLYEKYSDKISAVIFWGITDPKSWRASQNPLIFDKAFMAKPAFKSIVEGKTASDPVRTTIAGGSKVTTTTTTSVTTTTTSDVTTATTSVTTADNTTVTTTLPKDMPDVKQYGDANDDDGIDMGDVVIVMQALANPNKYGMEGTDDHHITKQGWVNADIIGTSSGVTTDDALAIQEYLLKKRTSLTPPPPEA, encoded by the coding sequence ATGAGAGGAAAAAACACTAAGAGACTGTTAGCAGGCGTTATGGGTGCAGCAATGGCGCTTACAGCTGCAGTTTCGTCTGTACATGCGGCAGTACCCGCAGATGTACAGCTCACAGGCAACAAATTCGCAGACTCCAAAGAGGGTAAGGTAGTTTACGAGTGCGGATTCGAGAGCGAGGCAGATCTCGAGCACTGGTCAAACAGAGGCGGCGACGACACAACAAAGCTTACCATATCAGCCGATGCAGCAAAGAGCGGCGACAGCGGTCTTGCAGCTACAGACAGAGGCGACACATGGCACGGTCCCGCATTCAGAATGGACGGCTTCCTTGAGCCCGACACTCAGTACTATTTCTCATGCTCAGTAAGAGGCGAGTGGTACACAAATACTACCCTCAGCTTCCAGTTCAGCGTTGACGGCGAGACTTCGTACTCTAACCTCAAGCAGAATATTCAGGCTACAAGCGGCGGCGGAAACAGCTGGGCAGAGATAAAGAACATACCTATCAGCTACTCAGAGGGTATGGAAGGCGTATATGTTTACTTCGAGGGCGGTCAGGAGTCCATATTCATCGACGATGTAAAGATCACTGAGGCAGCTAAGGTGGATATCGAAAGCGATCTCCCGTCACTCAGCGAGATATACAAGGACAAGTTCAAGATCGGTACAGCACTTTCTCCCGAGGATATGTCCTCACAGCCCTTCATGGATCTTCTCCAGAAGCACTTCGGCGAGAGCATCACAGTCGGCAACCAGATGAAGCCCGACTACGTTCTCAACAAGACTGCTACACTCAAATACTTAGAGGAGACAGGCGACGACGAGACTCCTCAGATAAGCTTTGCACAGGCTAAGCCTGTTCTCAACTACGCAAGAAAGTACGGTATCCCCGTAAGAGTCCACACTCTTGTATGGCACAGCCAGACTCCCGAGTGGTTCTTCAAGGAGGACTTCGACGAGAAGAAGGATTACGTTTCTCCCGAAAAGATGAAGAAGCGTATGGAGAACTACATCAAGAGCTTCTTCACAACACTTACAGAGCTCTATCCCGACGTTGACTTCTATGCCTGCGACGTTGTAAACGAGGCATGGACAGACGACGGAAAGCCCCGTGAGGCAGGTCACTGTTCACAGTCCAACAACTACGGCGCTTCCGACTGGGTTGCTGTATTCGGCGACAACTCATTCATCGACTACGCTTTCGAGTATGCAAGAAAGTATGCTCCCGAGGGCTGCAAGCTCTACTACAACGACTTTAACGAGTACATGACAGGCAAGATGACAGCTGTATGCGAAATGGCAGAGAGACTCAAGAAGGCAGGCAATATCGACGGTATCGGTATGCAGTCTCACCTTGACGTAAGGCAGAGCCTTGACGCTGCATTCCCGTCTATCAGCATGTACGAGAACGCATTAAAGACCTATACTTCACTGGGCCTCGACGTTCAGATCACAGAGCTTGACGCTACAGTTCAGGAGAACTCAGGCGACAAATATTTCGACATACAGGCTAAGTACTACAAGAGCCTCTTCGACCTCTACGAGAAGTACAGCGACAAGATCTCAGCAGTTATCTTCTGGGGAATCACAGACCCCAAGAGCTGGAGAGCTTCACAGAATCCGCTTATCTTCGACAAGGCGTTCATGGCTAAGCCCGCATTCAAGTCCATCGTTGAGGGCAAGACAGCTTCCGACCCTGTAAGAACTACTATCGCAGGCGGCAGCAAGGTAACTACCACAACAACAACTTCTGTTACAACTACTACAACTTCCGATGTAACTACAGCAACTACATCTGTAACTACAGCAGACAATACAACAGTGACTACAACACTGCCAAAGGATATGCCTGACGTAAAGCAGTACGGTGACGCAAACGACGACGACGGAATCGATATGGGCGACGTTGTTATCGTTATGCAGGCTCTTGCAAACCCCAACAAGTACGGTATGGAGGGTACAGACGACCACCATATCACAAAGCAGGGCTGGGTAAACGCTGATATCATCGGTACAAGCTCAGGCGTTACAACAGACGATGCGCTTGCAATTCAGGAGTATCTCCTTAAAAAGCGCACATCTCTTACACCTCCGCCACCTGAGGCTTGA